CAAGACAGCTACATATTAGGTACTTATTATCTACTACTACGATACTGATTACTATACCATCGATTGAGCATTACGGCTTCAAAAATGGTTtcagcaatttttcttttttctcacgTATAAACGGggtagtaaatgaaataatttaaaccttactttatccttaaaatatcataaaaataatactatttatcCAGCTTTAAACTCAGCTGCCATTTCAGTCTTGAATTTCTGGGCTCCTCCATCCATGAAAAGTTTTACTTACGCTAATTCCTTGAGGTTAAAAGtagcatgaaaattaaaatagatgaaaaaatttcttggcTGAGTAGACAGCATGATGGAGAAGTGAAGATCACTATGCCTTGTTTTCGTGAATTAAAGATCGGTGCAGCTGAATTAGCTCCTCGCTCTGCAGTAGCTCTTGCAGCTTTCGGAAGATCTGCAGGAATCAGTTTGCTGCATCGGTAGCACTCCTGTGCTGTCTCTGCTTCTGTGGTGGTTTTCTCCTTGGCCTAGCACCACAGTCTGAAAAATAGGCCGGGTGATCTCCATAGCAATTAATGCAAGTGGCAGGAAGACTTCTGGGTTTGGTGTATTCAAATGAAAAGTGAGCTCCCGCACACTTCATGCATGCAGGGTCGTTTGAACAGTTCTTTTGGGTGTGGCCAAATTTTTGGCATCGGTAGCATTATACTTCAAAGCGACCTCCTCGAAATCGCTCAATCTGCACTGTTGTAGAGAGAATCTCCTTGATGTTGATGTTCTCATGGCTATCTGGAAGTTCTCATGGCTATCTGGATCAGAAAAGGGGGGAGGAGCTTGCATCCTTTGCCACGCCTCTTCATGAGCTGCTCTACTCTGATTGGCCGATGACCAATAGCTGTGAGTTCCTTTTCCAAGACCGAAATCTTAGAATCAATTGAAAGTCTTTTTATGAGGAATTTGAGTTTTCTACTGTTCTTATGTAGATTCTCTTTCTGATTCTGTTCTGTGGTCTCATCTGTTGGTGGAGCTACAGGTTCTGTGATACTAGTAGATGGGATGTCCATACTCTCTGTAGTTTGTGAAGGAGgattttcttcttcctttttcttgGTATCAGTTGATTCCAGTTGTTCTGTAGAATTCTCAGCAGTAACATCAGGTGTAGGTGAAGGCTCTGGCTGCTCTGGGACTGTCTTTATTTGAACTGTGGTCATTTCAGGTTCTGAGGGCTCGATGGTTATATCAGTCTGTGCAGCAGGCTCTTCCTCTGTCATCTGGAGGTGTGATACTTTGGGAGTCTCGAATATTCTTTAATATCAGCATCTCTTCGGCTAAGAACTTCTTTCCGTAAAGGTGTTCGATGTAGTCAGTCGAGTAAGATTTTTGACTGCGACCTTGGGCAATCTCGGCATCGATGTTTATCGCCTCTCTTTGTGAACGCTCGAACTCTTTATCAAAAATCGAAGATGCCCCAAGCTGAAGGCATATCCCTTCTTTTCTTCTCTAATCGCTGCGAGATCCAAAACTGGCTCCCGGTGGGTACGGAAGGTCTTCCCTCCGCTTCCGAATCGTTGAGTAGACATTGCAGTGCAGAGCTTGGTTATAAAACAACCTTTCTCAGCAAAATCCAATGCTCGGTAATCATTCTCGAAGaagcaatttaatataaaaatcgcatcccttaaaaacaaaatgtaaagttGGGTGTCCCTCAGGACTCATACTTTGGCTAATTTACGTGAACACCATTTTTAAACATGCTTCTCTCATCGATTTTAGTCCTTTCCCCGATTTTAACTATCAAGAGCGGACATTAAACCTATTCATTTGAAGGTCATTGAGACAATCTTCAACAAACGCTTTAAATGGGGCTGGAAAATAGAAGACATTCTTCCCGTCATTCAAAGGACAGTTATTGATTCCATCTTGGAAAAAATGAACCTTACTACAAAAGCCCCAGTTCACCCCGCCCCTCAACACGACGAGGCAACAATTTTCACAACAAAACAGAACACCAGATTTACTCTAACCTGTCCTGCAGATCAATCATCAAAGACATTATCAAAACAACTTTGGAAGATACATTAAACCCtctgtaaatttttactaactcCGGCCGTCCAACTACCGTATGGATCAGCGTTTCCATTTCTCCTGAGTCAACTCTAATTTTCTCGCTTTAATTACCTCATCACCGGAGACTCTGGTTCGGCGATTTTGATTCTCAGCCAGGATGACTATCCTTTAAACTGGACTTTTagtgactttaaaaatttttaaatctcatggTGTTCTTAGGTTGGATTTGAACTGTCCTCGTCGTTCACGCCATTTTAATCCACTTTTACTACTTCAACACTATTTTTGGTGATTTTACTATTTGCAACTCTTTTAATTGTTTCCTTAATAGGCAATTTGCCCtatgattagtttttaaaccatttgatTGCCTCAATATAAGGGTCTGTTGACCTAGAatggcaatttatattttattttgtttctaattttgctggtgttttaaatttaattgtgctCTTAATCCATAATTTAGGGTCTGTTGACCTGGACTTTTCATGACATACATGCCAGATATATTTGTCATGTTTTCTTAAAGATATAATATTCCGACTAATTGTAGATAGCTAATTTTGTTCAACAGAAAGTCCCGCAAAGTTTACGGGCTGTTGCCATAtgacttttgtattttgtgttCTTTACTCTTTTTACTTGGTTTTAATAAACATTCACACGTATGCCCTGAATTGGGGCAGGTCggggtaaatattttcatccCTTAAAAGCAATTGgtagttatagatttttattattccagaaaaaaaatttaaaaatgaaatttatttgttaccaatttttactcttttccgtcttgatatGTATGGAATTGATGCATGATTTTAGCGCTACCTACCCCAATTTTTCATAGGTATTAGGTAATAGGAATCGATGTGTCAAAGCCTTAGAGGAGTAATTTAGGTAGAGAGAACCAGTCCCCCATCCCTCGTTGCAAAGAACATCGTCACGTGATTCCTGGACGATTTTCCCTCCAGTAAACCCTATCCCCATTCTTTTCCTATGGAGGTGAATTGATGAGCTGTgtgtttaactataaaattttaaaaaaatggtNNNNNNNNNNNNNNNNNNNNNNNNNNNNNNNNNNNNNNNNNNNNNNNNNNNNNNNNNNNNNNNNNNNNNNNNNNNNNNNNNNNNNNNNNNNNNNNNNNNNNNNNNNNNNNNNNNNNNNNNNNNNNNNNNNNNNNNNNNNNNNNNNNNNNNNNNNNNNNNNNNNNNNNNNNNNNNNNNNNNNNNNNNNNNNNNNNNNNNNNNNNNNNNNNNNNNNNNNNNNNNNNNNNNNNNNNNNNNNNNNNNNNNNNNNNNNNNNNNNNNNNNNNNNNNNNNNNNNNNNNNNNNNNNNNNNNNNNNNNNNNNNNNNNNNNNNNNNNNNNNNNNNNNNNNNNNNNNNNNNNNNNNNNNNNNNNNNNNNNNNNNNNNNNNNNNNNNNNNNNNNNNNNNNNNNNNNNNNNNNNNNNNNNNNNNNNNNNNNNNNNNNNNNNNNNNNNNNNNNNNNNNNNNNNNNNNNNNNNNNNNNNNNNNNNNNNNNNNNNNNNNNNNNNNNNNNNNNNNNNGAAAATATTAACTAGGTTATTATAGGTTCCATTATTAATAATAGGTCCTATTATTAACTAATTGTTATAGGATTATAAAAGGTGtggctatttattattatcattatatgtatttaattttgatttcgagaaataaaaaggaaataattctttttttgaatatcaattaatttttttaatataaaattacaagtaGCTGTCGAGAGCTATCAATGTTTCAAACAACTGGTAGACAGTATGTTCTTACATGGAATTtcgcaatacttttttttaaaaataagataatggGACAAATAACAAGacaaaaatttgctattttaatttaaatactttcttcATGTTATgctaacaaaatttgtttttttaatttaaatactttcatcATGTTATGTTAactcactaaaattttaattgtatgcattggttgaaataaattattatcgctgataacatattttataattcatgtcagaatgtaatataaaaaggacatgaagtatttttaaaaattagatgtaTTTCCTAACTTtgcaaattacattttatttctttttccttactAAAATTTACAGATTATAAAGTAATGACTATGTCTGGCAAAgtcatacttaaataatatcttattagctttttatgattaagcaattaaaagcaaataattaaatgtagcaCACAtactataatgtatttttatttgaaagcttATCTTTTACAATCACGAATAAAATTGGGAATgacgaatttcaaaataaaatgaaagagagaaaaaatcttTAGGTACTCTTGAAAATATTCCTGTACGATGCGACCGCCAGCTATAAATTTTTCGCCAAAAAGGAAACCCCCATCAATTGACTGGCTCTCTCTACCCTAATATCTCCTCTAAGGTCAAAGCAGCGGgggaagaaataattaaatgaaccAAGCAGAAGcactttatttcaataacaatcATGCCTTCCACGCTCAGTCAGTAAGCTGCGCAGAAAGCTTTGAAAATGAATCATCCACGAGGGTGCTTACTTTGTGTGCTATCGCTGTATAATTTTAGGaaacattatgaaattttaaatagttaaatactggtagataaaaaataaaattttaaagtaactcttcagtgatttaaaaagaaaaagacatcgtacatttaatttacaaaaatgttttattattttattagattttaaccTAGTGgacattatttatttgaaaattaaattttattcacgtTGATCGCCGTTTAACTTAGGATCGTAATTACCAAATGCAAGCTGGTCCGCACTGCACGATAAAGCATGGAAGATTAAAGTAGGCGTTACTCTCTAATGTGTGTTAACTTCGTATGTTGACGATTAACATCATGGCGACACCATTTGTATGTTGACGATTGTATGATAAGATGATTCCTTACGTAATGTTGACTGTTAAGAAACTCTACCAGAAAGTGCAATATTCCATCTGGATGCTGGATATTTTGGGTAGTTCAGTGTTTGGCGCTGGGTAGTTCAGCTTACTGATTCGTCGAATCTGTGATGTCCTGTGTTCTCAGGTCATAATTGAATAAGCTTATGCTAGTAGCAATATTCTGTCGTTCTCTACTAAAAACTACtacttaactaaaattaaagtattctgACTCCATTTTTACACGAGCGATTAAATTCCAAATGATCCCGATCACGCtattggttcaaaatgacatCACTACATGTGAACAGGGACATGCTGTGTATTGGATAGTATTTTAGCGACAGATTTTAGATTTAGTTTTCAATCGCTCTCTGCATACACGTGTTATTAACAAATGCAATTAAACagatatttctttgaataattaaaattttgataaataacgAAGACAGTATTCACATTTTGCACAGTTTTGtggtaatttttattcgaaTCTAAGTAactgatattaaattatactgCGATTACGTCATGGGTAACTGAGCCTAACATTAAAGgattcaaactttggaccgctttCCTGACCTAACTATTAGGATCATATTCTCCAAATTGTggctaccctctatattttgaggatcagaaatccaaatccgtcgaaaaaaaggtatgttctTTCAGGGAAAGTATGTTTTGGTGTCTTATTTCgttgcttaaaatatcgtctgttcttattaatgagcatatttgaggtcaccaaTTTTAACCAtcaagattgagttctagaatgtgaagatttgatcgaaagttattcagggtggtccatttttttattgcactgtacgtttttttcccttcttcttTTTGTATTCGTgcttttttcgttttattgatCGAAGTATTTAATCTAAGAAATGAAACTCAATTTTTATAACagcgaaaaatttaaatggttacAGTAAGTCAATGATTCCCTAAAGTAACAGATGTTCTAAAACAATTCGTTAGCTTCCATCGTTCTTCTTTCAAAACTGTTCGGCCGTGTTAGTGAGTTCTACGAGcgacaattaaattttaattttaacattaaaagtttcagatgaattgttgttcatttacgtcataCTACAGCTGCCCAATGGGCgatctgggaagcatccctgaggatgatcctaagacatgtcatcacaattttgatcctctgcagagctaatggcacccctgcttcggtagccagACGActtgcgcgcgaagtcgagcactttacggtagaacagtttaacgaggaccaatacagcACACCGTCGGTTCCTAGGCAGACTGATCCTAGTAgtcacccacacactgaccgcagccagtgatgcttgacttcggtgatatGCTGGGAGTCCACTACGGGACAGCTTCAGATGAAGGTagaattttaggaataaaacaaaattggatGTGTTTTTAGCAagtagtttgaatatttttaataattagttattgtctCTTAGCTTAGCTACTTGTATTGTCTCTTAGTCATTTCgtaatttctcaaaattcatAGAATGACATTTATGtgtctaaattttaaactaatggtACGGTTAGGATCTGAAACCTAAAACTCTTTAGCTgtcattttctttaaagttgtaaatatttcaatatctttCTTTCTGAATTAAAACTGTAAAGTTTAAGTTAACGAAATCTGCGactaaagtatataattaactCGCGCAGAAGAGCTCCAAAGTTGTGTCCTTTTTATAACAGCTTAACAAAATAGTAACACACGAATTCaacacagtaaaataattttcatgttttcaatGTGTTCAGATTTTTGAATCATCTGCAGATGCTGAATATTTGAAGATGATAAACATCTGAACATTCTGGACAGcagaaaatgttgaaaatttggatttctgatttGTTTAATGTTCAGGTATTACTCAGATGTTCCTGAGCCAATATTTTTCTGAtacgtatttttatattagcCTTTGGCTTACTGCGCGTAGTGTGATAAAGCTCTCCATTCTGGTCCACCTGTTATATAAGCCGTAAGCATAAGGTTAATCAACATGACGcgattgatttgaaaaatccaACTCAATTGATTGGGGTAGTAAAAACACTTCCACCAATAACAGCAAATCTTACTATTTCTATTAGTAGAGaggagaaatttttgaaaactgattttaaaaaaagttaagcgGTATATTGAAAGCAGATATAGAAGTTAAgatatattaagaattaaagaGTGATATATTAAGAAAGGTTAAGATATACTAAGAATAAGTGAGTCAAAAAGCTAGcagcaaaaatacaaaaaaaaaagaaaagataaaagcaTTTTCACTTCCTGAAActtctaaagaaaaattcatgatttcaaattttgtgaaaaactagTTTTCAGAGAGCTAAATTTGTAGAAACTATTGcgaaaaaaatttgctgtatgctttttaataacataaaattgtaaGTTTCTTATTTCTGCAGAATGTATGGCATTTTAGCAAGCTAGTAGACATACATGCGGTATTACGTGAACAACGATTTCTGTTTTAAACAGAAACAGTTGTACTAAAGtaacttattttcttcttaaaagcaaatatttttaaagctgatgttaagcaaaaaagaatgaaaagctaaattttcatcacaaattaagttctttttaaaaggaTGTATTAgatcaaataatataatttattaaaactttgaacacagctttcaaaaatatcttacgatttcttaaatattttttttaataatgctgagAGGGTAAATAATGCTGAGTTATCCAACAACGGATAGAGTATACTTTGTGCTATGTAGACTAAAGCAAAATACAACGTGACTAAAGCACAAACGAAAGCACATAAATGGACATAGTACATTGTATATAATGGACATTTGCATCATTTGATGTTTAGACACCAAGAAAgattcttgtttatagaactgaaacagtaatatatatctttatgtactttcatttgtgctttatccccattgttttttgtattaatgctgagataattttcaaaaatgctataaaactGTCAGCATATCAAGTGTGAAAATATTTCCcccataatatatatatatatatattgaaaaatctaaaaataccgTTATAATTGAAATACATATAAGCTGGGCTGCCAAAAAAGACTAcgtctttttcaaaatatttcattagaatGATGgcagacaattaaaaaaagactagacaaaaaggtaaataaaataaaaccggAGCTTTTAGAACTTTTGGTAATTTGACCaacatttttaaagcttcaCCATTAAAGAACTGGAACAAAGTGGTTTTTCATGTGTACTTTTGAATGATTTACATGTAATAGTGTGGaaagtaactttaaattaaatttacaaaacaaagaatttagctacctttgaaacaaattttcccAAAAAGCTTAGAAAGTTGGCAACCCTACATTTAAGtcatttcattgttattaatgaataacagtttactttattaagataattttggaacaatACGACATTTTGAAATTCCGAAATCGACTGGTAGAGTGTGGTAAATTCGTTCCTGTTATATTATTAGTGACTATATTCCAGATGTAATTCATTTTTTGGCAGAAAACTCTTCCATTAGCTTTTTTAAATCCTCATCCGACTGAAGTGCAGTACGTACGTCCTCTTCTTTAATAACGAACGACTTTTTTCCGCCTTTCTTTTCTCTTGCTTTATTTCCAGAAACTTCTATAACTTCTGCAGCTACATACTGCAAGACAGCCGTCAGATAAATGGTAGCTTTGGGATCGATTTCTCCTTCGAAATTCGATTGAATTTTGTTGTGGATCTTCtgtaaatcaaaatgaaatggATTTTTACCGGAACTGCTACCAGAACGTTTtcgttttgttgtttttttcactGATTTCTTTTTTGGTGGCATAATACCGGAACAATCGATAAGAGGTATTTAGACTTTGTTGATCACATTGCAGATTGAATTTAGACGATTCTTGCaaccattttgtttttgattttattttaaaattggaatgttcaataaaactgctttttatatcatttcacGAGGattgtattaaaaacattaaacacaGATTGTATAAGCTGAACTAGATCTTCGAAATTGATGTCTCTTAATCAAGGATGAACTAGATCAGTAACTTAACTGCTATGCATCAGGCTGTCTGATCATACAAAAATTGAGTGTCGCAAAATCATCCAATTAAAGAGCAATACGTATGTCTTCTACTTTGACGGTGAAGGACTTTGTGTTTCCTTTCTGTTCTCTTGCTTTATTTCCAGAAACTTCAGTAACTTCTGCAACTACATATTACAAAACAGCGGCCGGCTACATTTCACGTGGATTATGTTGTAAAGATTATGTGGCATTCCTGAATTCGTTGTCATTctgcaattcaaaattaaatgaatttttaccgACGCTGCTATCTACACTGAATAgacataaagtttttttgttgttgaggGATTTGGATTATTGCCCTCAAAATATGAGAAGGGGGTATCTGCAAACTGGACAATATGGTTCCGATAGTTTAGGCAGAAGAGAAATCGAAAGTTTAGATCCCTTTTggtaagttttactttttgcgcagTTCGCAATACCTTCAAAACTTTTTGACTGAATCGAAAAGTAATTgaagtataaaaagaaatcggtcgaatagttctggagaaatcaaatttttagaacgtggtatagttttaaactttaatttctcaagaactttcggccgatttcgttcaaatttgtattttttacttgtaattaaattctttaaaattatgcaaacatttttataccttaaaatttaaaaaagtttcgactattattaggcaagaaaataaaataaaaaattattaaaaattgtttttcgcaTAAAATCCTTTTGGATAAACGAGCTTTAATATTGtgtgcaataatttttctattagatATTCAAAAGATTaggtagtaaaaatattttaggatacgaccaaaaatgcaaaacatcACATTAACATATAAGGGGTCCAGGCTTTCACCGCTCTCCCGACCAAACTGTTGGGAACATACTTACCAGATTGCTGTCCCCCTACCCTATATTTCAGGAGTCGAGAATTCAAATCGATCGAAAAAAAGGTACATTACTTCaaataaagtacgtttttgtgtctaaattcctaacttaaaatttgGTCTGCTCTAATAAACTAGCATATTTAAGATAAGGTTCTCAGACCATTCTGAATAAGTCTTAGTATGTGAAAATCCggttattagatcaaaagttattcagagtgttcacttttcttattttacgtACTGTGTACTAAACACTAAACTTCCACACTGTTCCCATGTGATCGAAACGAAGCCTATTTAGGGCAATTCTTTGAACATTCAGAAACCagaaccatttttaaaatggccCTTCGATTCTGAGACCTCTCCATATATTGTTGTATTTCTTTAACAGGTGGGGATTGACTCCCGAAAAAGACACAACAGGTGCAATTCATTATCGAttctaatatttacaaattatgaggggcaaaaatacaattattttcttaaaacaaaagacATACAGAAGCATTTCGACTGTCTGATTTTGCCACATTCtgtaagatttcatttttttaagtagtcaagataatttttttaaccccttCCCCCGAAAAGTGACTTCGAACTTTCTTCCTTGGATACATTCGCAAAAATGTCAGATTCGGGAAGGATTTTTCCAAGTTTAAAGGAAAATGATTAAGTACATTAAATgagtaagcaaaattatttttactataccAGCAACACTTTGCcacattaaaaacaacaatttttgataattaactaTTTCATGCATGCGTTTGAATTCTTTATATTGCCGAtggtagtaattttttttaattgaatttattaaactaaaaataaaaagtgaaatacaAGTTTCTCTATTGTTGGAAAGTTCTACTACAGAAAACGCAAATATTAGCATTCGAATACAATCTgtttcaattacaattttttaagtataagaaagcgttattaaatattagcagaatatgtttcaaatatagaaaatttcaaaataaagattaactataCTCGGTATTATTCATCACACAAATATTGCTATTGGCTATTAATAATGTATTGATGTATTGGTCGCCAATACTTGATAGtctgagtttgcaacagttTGATACCTGCCAATGACGTCACGTCACGTGTTCAAcacttcaaaataaagattaacaataCACGGTATTATTCGTCATCCAAATATTGCTATTGGTTATTTATAGCGCATTGATATATTGGTCACCAGCGCTTGATAGTCTAAATTTGCAACAATCTGACACCTGCCAGCGACGTCACATGCGGGTAAATCAAAGCGTTTGTTTATGCCATGATTTAGCAGCCAATCAAGTTAGACACAAGTGCATGATGTCGCTTACAAGTATCCAATTAGACCTGATCCGGAAACTGATAATAAATCAGCTTTATAGCTATAATGTTAAACTGCCAAGCTCAACCACGTGATTAGGCACAACCGAGTGATGATTTTAACGAAATTCTTCTTCTGGAGTAGCAAATGCCCATTTAATTGGTGTATAGTaaataacttagtttttttttttttatttatttcgattgCCGTtgatttttcttgatttaagcttatagaaacacgttttaaaatcggtcaatatagaaaataatgacATGGTgtcagatagtttttttttaagtactagTTCGTTGATGTCATCTCACTGTTATATGACGTGAtataatgaatcaaaaattaataatactactgaataaatttttggcTGTATTTATACAAGTACTTGATCTTACCTAATACAGTTGCGGGGATATTAactctgaaattagttttgttccgaaatctatagatttttttcaaaataatatttttagtttaatttactttttttcgaatGTACAAGTTTGCAAAGAACGTTTCGATTTTTTACATATGTACTTGTctgttcttttgaaaataactctATTCGCCTTCTTTCTACCCCGCCATACTTGACAGAGAAGTGGGAACACATGGTATTCACTCcaggaaatttgtaaaaatccTAGTAGGGAacgtattattaaattacataaaaacggCAGCTTGTATAGGTAAATCGATTGCGGATGTGAAATTGGAAACATGAGAATATCTAAGATCCGTTCAAAAAGCTCATGCaacaagaaacaaaaagaaaaaaatagagctGTCGAAGTCAGAGGCTAAACTAGATCTCTGCTCTTTCTTTCAATCAATTTCCGTTTGCACTGTTCCTATAGGACAATTCGTATTCCTATCCCGATAGAAACGAATTCCTATTGGTTGCATCTGTAAATGGTTAATCATTGATGAATTTCAAGTGGACAGGTAAGTGTAGTGACAACTTATTCCCCAGTGTAAAGAACGTGCTAAGCCTATGCCATTTTTATAGAAtaagataattgaaattttgaactgcTTCTAGGTTCGGGGGCTATAATTGCCCCTTTCTTCCATCACCCCATTGGAGTTATAAGAAAGA
The Parasteatoda tepidariorum isolate YZ-2023 chromosome 9, CAS_Ptep_4.0, whole genome shotgun sequence genome window above contains:
- the LOC107436627 gene encoding uncharacterized protein produces the protein MPPKKKSVKKTTKRKRSGSSSGKNPFHFDLQKIHNKIQSNFEGEIDPKATIYLTAVLQYVAAEVIEVSGNKAREKKGGKKSFVIKEEDVRTALQSDEDLKKLMEEFSAKK